A part of Williamwhitmania sp. genomic DNA contains:
- a CDS encoding diacylglycerol kinase family protein: MVVKEKILFVVNPVSGTGKREKALKLIKEKLSPNYDAKIVITKFAGEATEIAIRYHQKGFNKVIAVGGDGTVNEVAKGVSGTNMAMGIIPTGSGNGLARHLHIPMNISKAIEVINRGNVTDIDHGTINDTMFFCTSGVGFDALIGNKFAEAGTRGLTTYAKTTIREYFTFKPQHYTLDIDGKIYERDSFMITFANASQYGNNAYIAPHADIADGLIDVVIVKRFPLYKSPRFAYQMFTKKMNRSPYVETFRAKNITLNRKEAGYVHFDGEPGTMGAMLKIAAVHAALKVIIP, encoded by the coding sequence ATGGTAGTTAAGGAGAAGATTTTATTTGTAGTAAATCCCGTTTCAGGAACTGGTAAAAGAGAAAAAGCACTAAAACTCATAAAAGAGAAGCTATCTCCCAACTATGATGCCAAGATTGTAATAACCAAGTTTGCAGGTGAGGCAACAGAAATAGCCATACGATACCATCAAAAAGGCTTCAACAAGGTGATTGCCGTAGGAGGAGATGGAACAGTAAATGAGGTGGCCAAAGGAGTTTCTGGGACTAACATGGCAATGGGCATTATTCCTACCGGATCGGGAAATGGCCTTGCACGGCACCTCCACATCCCAATGAATATCTCAAAGGCAATTGAGGTAATTAATAGGGGAAACGTTACAGATATTGACCACGGCACCATTAACGATACGATGTTTTTCTGCACTTCCGGTGTGGGCTTCGACGCTCTTATTGGCAACAAGTTTGCCGAGGCCGGAACGCGAGGTCTTACCACCTATGCAAAAACCACCATTAGGGAATACTTTACCTTTAAACCGCAGCACTACACCCTAGACATAGACGGTAAAATATATGAGCGCGACTCATTCATGATAACCTTTGCCAATGCCTCTCAGTATGGCAACAACGCTTACATTGCGCCTCATGCCGACATTGCCGATGGATTGATCGACGTAGTTATTGTAAAACGCTTTCCGCTTTATAAGTCCCCTCGGTTTGCCTACCAAATGTTCACTAAAAAGATGAACAGGTCACCATACGTGGAGACATTCCGCGCCAAAAACATAACCCTTAATCGTAAGGAAGCCGGATATGTTCATTTCGATGGCGAACCGGGAACGATGGGCGCCATGCTAAAGATTGCTGCGGTTCATGCAGCGCTTAAGGTTATTATTCCCTAA
- a CDS encoding YkgJ family cysteine cluster protein, with the protein MDITAQELESLKERAAGEAPKTKQFFQKFRRRPPAKLDVVVQELHHQVFEEVDCLNCANCCKSISPIVTDRDIDRMARSLRISPSELISRHLHLDSDGDYVFRKQPCPFLMSDNYCSIYEDRPKACREYPHTDRRKFEQLLNLTLKNTYVCPAVYRIVERMKQHPDLV; encoded by the coding sequence ATGGATATAACCGCGCAAGAGCTCGAAAGTCTTAAGGAACGAGCTGCAGGAGAGGCTCCAAAAACGAAGCAGTTCTTTCAAAAGTTCCGTCGTCGTCCACCAGCTAAGCTCGATGTGGTTGTGCAGGAGTTACATCATCAAGTTTTTGAAGAGGTTGATTGCTTGAACTGTGCCAACTGCTGCAAGAGCATTAGTCCCATTGTTACCGATCGTGATATCGACCGCATGGCTCGCTCGTTGCGCATAAGCCCTTCGGAGTTAATCAGCCGTCACCTTCACCTCGACAGCGATGGTGATTATGTTTTCAGGAAGCAGCCATGCCCGTTCTTAATGTCCGATAACTACTGTTCCATTTACGAGGATAGGCCAAAGGCTTGTCGAGAGTATCCGCATACCGACAGGCGCAAGTTTGAGCAGTTACTAAACCTTACCTTGAAGAATACCTATGTTTGTCCGGCAGTCTATCGGATTGTGGAGCGCATGAAGCAGCACCCTGACCTGGTTTAG
- the porQ gene encoding type IX secretion system protein PorQ codes for MKQKLTFAFIILVLYATGLKAQSAGESTYSFLRLPVSARASALGGEAIGLWDNDAGLVLQSPSLLTASMNKQATLAFISYYADIKYGSIGLVRDFGKFGTMAFGLSGINYGSFQAADELGNITGTFRASEYNMNVSLARALSPRVQMGASFKPVYSAMESYVSYGFAFDMGFTYHSADSLFAATAMFRNFGTQLKTYAGSHEPLPFEILAGFSLKLRHAPFRIVTTFEQLQDINVFYKRPTTNNDPFATDQASSSSQSSLSHFGNEILSHTIAGIEFNPLRGFYLRGGYSFRRRNELKVVDKPAMVGFSWGFGLKIRRLMFNYARSTYHISGASNVFSVSIDLTSKG; via the coding sequence ATGAAGCAAAAACTAACCTTTGCGTTTATAATACTTGTGCTTTACGCCACTGGACTTAAGGCCCAGTCGGCAGGGGAGAGCACGTACTCCTTTCTTCGCCTTCCGGTTTCTGCTCGTGCTTCGGCTTTGGGTGGCGAAGCCATCGGACTTTGGGACAACGATGCTGGTCTTGTTCTTCAAAGTCCTTCGCTCCTCACTGCTTCAATGAATAAGCAAGCCACCCTTGCCTTTATTAGTTACTATGCCGATATTAAGTATGGGAGTATCGGCCTAGTTCGTGATTTTGGAAAATTTGGCACTATGGCTTTTGGCCTGTCTGGCATTAACTATGGTAGCTTTCAAGCAGCAGACGAGCTGGGAAATATTACCGGAACATTCAGGGCTTCGGAATACAATATGAATGTTTCTTTGGCTCGCGCACTCTCACCTAGGGTGCAGATGGGTGCCTCGTTTAAGCCTGTTTACTCTGCTATGGAGAGCTATGTTTCCTACGGGTTTGCTTTCGATATGGGCTTTACCTACCACTCCGCCGATAGCCTGTTTGCTGCAACGGCTATGTTTCGCAACTTTGGAACCCAGCTAAAAACGTATGCAGGCTCCCACGAGCCTTTACCTTTTGAAATTCTTGCCGGTTTTTCGCTGAAGCTGCGGCATGCCCCCTTTCGAATAGTGACAACTTTTGAGCAGCTGCAGGATATTAATGTGTTCTATAAGCGTCCAACCACCAACAACGATCCATTTGCCACCGACCAAGCGTCGTCCAGCTCGCAATCGTCACTTTCGCATTTTGGAAACGAAATACTTTCGCACACCATTGCCGGTATCGAGTTTAATCCGCTTCGTGGCTTTTACCTGCGTGGTGGATACTCCTTTCGTCGTCGAAATGAGCTGAAGGTTGTGGATAAACCGGCCATGGTTGGATTCAGCTGGGGCTTTGGCCTCAAAATTCGCCGTTTAATGTTCAACTATGCGCGATCTACCTATCACATTAGCGGCGCTTCTAATGTGTTTTCTGTTTCGATTGATTTAACCAGTAAAGGTTAA